A stretch of the Malus domestica chromosome 08, GDT2T_hap1 genome encodes the following:
- the LOC103424849 gene encoding uncharacterized protein → MVFFPPMLWLMWTEGNNKVVVKLKYAELVPVLPNHVSVVAWPVCQPRKSGPNISSMNKKEKGTLEGPTTLFYAEDALRTMSLPKGIISG, encoded by the exons ATGGTCTTCTTTCCTCCAATGCTATG GCTTATGTGGACAGAAGGGAACAA TAAGGTTGTTGTGAAGCTTAAATATGCAGAGCTTGTTCCCGTGCTTCCAAATCATGTCAGTGTGGTAGCATGGCCAGTGTGTCAACCCAGAAAAAGCGGTCCAAATATATCATCCatgaacaaaaaggaaaagggaacattggaaggtccaactaccctcTTCTATGCAGAGGATGCCTTGCGAACTATGAGCTTACCGAAAGGTATTATTTCTGGTTG A